The proteins below come from a single Xyrauchen texanus isolate HMW12.3.18 chromosome 1, RBS_HiC_50CHRs, whole genome shotgun sequence genomic window:
- the LOC127644343 gene encoding serine protease HTRA3-like, whose protein sequence is MQVILFVSVVSLYIKSVVADTKAKCPERCVVSTCPSPSCPSGYVPDRCNCCLVCAPGEGEPCGRKDDLPCGDGLECKHPSGKRLSKGVCQCRYISKVCGSDGNTYDNICQLKAVSRKALQQGLPGVTNLHKGRCESSQGPTHPNSQRNKFNFIADVVEKIAPAVVHIELFLNHPLFGRTVPLSSGSGFLTSETGLIVTNAHVVSSTTAVSGRQRLKVQIRDGDVYEATIKDIDKKSDIATIKINPQKKLPVLLLGHSADLRPGEFVVAIGSPFALQNTVTTGIVSTAQRDGKELGLRDSDMDYIQTDAIINYGNSGGPLVNLDGEVIGINTLKVAAGISFAIPSDRIIRFLNDSLGKQNKEAKSVKKRFIGIRMLTITEVLVEELRQQNPDFPDVSSGIYVHEVVPHSPAQKGGIKDGDIIVKLNGEPLMSTSDLKEALNKDTKLLLEVRRGNDDLLFNIEPDVIMQ, encoded by the exons atgcaggtcattttgtttgtttcagtAGTTTCACTTTACATCAAGTCTGTCGTCGCGGATACTAAAGCCAAGTGTCCGGAGCGCTGTGTTGTGAGTACGTGTCCGAGCCCGAGCTGTCCGAGCGGGTATGTTCCTGACCGCTGTAACTGCTGTCTGGTGTGCGCGCCGGGAGAGGGGGAGCCCTGCGGCCGTAAGGACGATCTGCCCTGCGGAGACGGTCTAGAGTGCAAGCATCCTTCTGGAAAGAGACTGTCTAAGGGAGTGTGTCAGTGCAGATACATTAGTAAAGTGTGTGGTAGTGATGGAAACACGTATGATAACATTTGCCAGCTAAAAGCAGTGAGCAGGAAAGCTCTGCAGCAGGGTCTCCCAGGAGTCACTAACCTGCATAAAGGACGCTGTGAAAGCAGTCAAG GTCCCACACACCCTAACAGCCAGAGGAACAAATTCAACTTCATTGCTGACGTGGTGGAGAAGATCGCCCCTGCTGTGGTGCACATTGAGCTGTTCCTAAA CCACCCCCTCTTTGGCCGGACAGTTCCACTGTCAAGTGGATCTGGTTTCTTAACGTCAGAGACCGGGCTGATCGTGACCAATGCCCATGTGGTTTCCAGCACCACAGCTGTTTCGGGTCGTCAGAGACTCAAAGTACAGATACGGGATGGGGATGTGTATGAGGCCACGATAAAAGACATCGACAAGAAGTCTGACATCGCTACTATCAAAATCAACCCACAG AAAAAGCTGCCAGTTTTATTACTGGGTCACTCAGCAGACCTGCGCCCTGGTGAGTTTGTGGTGGCTATTGGCAGTCCTTTTGCCCTGCAGAATACAGTGACAACAGGAATTGTCAGCACAGCTCAGAGAGATGGGAAAGAACTTGGACTCCGTGACTCTGACATGGACTACATTCAGACTGATGCCATCATTAAC tacGGAAACTCGGGTGGACCACTTGTCAATTTG gATGGAGAGGTGATTGGAATCAATACACTGAAAGTAGCTGCAGGAATCTCCTTCgccattccttcagacagaatAATCCGTTTCTTAAATGACTCCCTGGGAAAGCAAAACAAAG AGGCAAAATCAGTGAAAAAGCGTTTCATTGGAATTCGGATGCTCACCATCACAGAAGT TCTCGTGGAGGAGCTGAGGCAGCAGAATCCAGACTTCCCTGATGTAAGCAGTGGGATCTATGTTCATGAGGTGGTTCCTCACTCCCCTGCTCAGAA AGGGGGCATTAAAGATGGTGATATCATCGTTAAACTGAATGGAGAGCCATTGATGAGCACCAGTGACCTGAAGGAAGCACTCAACAAAGACACCAAACTGCTGCTGGAGGTGCGCCGTGGCAACGATGACCTGCTTTTCAACATTGAGCCTGATGTCATCATGCAGTAA